One window from the genome of Mycolicibacterium gadium encodes:
- a CDS encoding ABC transporter ATP-binding protein yields the protein MAEIVLDRVTKSYAGGATAVKDLSMTIADGEFIILVGPSGCGKSTTLNMIAGLEEISSGELRIGGERVNEKAPKDRDIAMVFQSYALYPHMTVRQNIAFPLTLAKMNKAEITQKVEEAAKVLDLTQFLDRKPAQLSGGQRQRVAMGRAIVRNPKAFLMDEPLSNLDAKLRVQMRSEIARLQDKLGTTTVYVTHDQTEAMTLGDRVVVLLAGEAQQIGTPEELYNRPANLFVAGFIGSPAMNFFPAAMTDVGVRLPFGEVTLTQEVHDLIARHQTPNNVIVGIRPEHLEDAAVMDGYARIRALTFDVTVDFVESLGADKYLHFQSEGEGAQAAQLAELASESGTAENEFVARVSTESQAKQGDTVQLAFDTSKLTIFDADTGKNLTLPDAAPAPAE from the coding sequence ATGGCCGAAATCGTGTTGGACCGGGTGACCAAGAGTTACGCAGGCGGCGCCACGGCCGTGAAGGACCTCTCGATGACGATCGCCGACGGCGAGTTCATCATCCTCGTCGGACCCTCCGGCTGCGGAAAGTCGACCACGCTCAACATGATCGCCGGTCTCGAGGAGATCTCCTCCGGAGAGCTGAGGATCGGCGGCGAGCGGGTGAACGAGAAGGCGCCCAAGGACCGCGACATCGCGATGGTCTTCCAGTCGTATGCGCTCTACCCGCACATGACCGTGCGCCAGAACATCGCGTTCCCGCTGACCCTGGCCAAGATGAACAAGGCCGAGATCACGCAGAAGGTCGAGGAGGCCGCGAAAGTCCTTGATCTTACCCAGTTTCTGGACCGTAAGCCGGCCCAGCTGTCCGGCGGCCAACGCCAGCGGGTGGCCATGGGACGCGCGATCGTGCGCAACCCCAAGGCGTTCTTGATGGACGAGCCGCTGTCGAACCTCGACGCCAAGCTGCGCGTGCAGATGCGTTCGGAGATCGCCCGCCTGCAGGACAAGCTGGGCACCACCACCGTCTACGTCACCCATGACCAGACCGAGGCGATGACGCTGGGGGACCGCGTGGTTGTCCTGCTCGCCGGGGAAGCGCAGCAGATCGGCACGCCGGAGGAGCTGTACAACCGGCCGGCCAACCTGTTCGTCGCGGGCTTCATCGGATCGCCTGCGATGAACTTCTTCCCGGCCGCCATGACCGACGTCGGCGTGCGTCTGCCGTTCGGCGAGGTCACGCTGACCCAGGAAGTCCACGACCTGATCGCCAGGCACCAAACCCCCAACAACGTGATCGTCGGCATCCGGCCAGAACACCTCGAGGACGCCGCAGTGATGGACGGCTACGCGCGGATAAGGGCGCTGACGTTCGACGTGACGGTCGACTTCGTCGAATCGCTCGGCGCGGACAAGTATCTGCATTTCCAGAGCGAGGGCGAGGGTGCGCAGGCCGCGCAGCTGGCCGAGTTGGCCAGTGAGTCGGGAACCGCCGAAAACGAGTTCGTGGCAAGGGTTTCCACCGAATCCCAGGCCAAGCAGGGCGACACGGTCCAGCTGGCGTTCGATACGTCGAAGCTGACGATCTTCGACGCCGACACCGGCAAGAACCTCACGCTTCCCGACG